From the Nostoc sp. PCC 7107 genome, the window AACGGGCATCGACTTCGGCTTGTGCTTGTTGTAACAACTGCTTGGCGATTTCTGGCTTACTCTTGGTGAGCATTTTGAAGCGATTTTCTAGATACATTGATGCTTCTACAGATTGCGTCGGAGAGCGCATATCTAATTGTAAGGGATTCTTACCTTGTTCTTTTAATAGGGGATTGTGGCGATACAACAACCAACGTCCTGATTCTACCAAGGTTTTTTGGTGATTCATCCCGGTGGTCATGTTGATGCCGTGAGCAATGCAATGGCTGTAGGCAATAATTAATGATGGGCCGTCGTAAGCTTCGGCTTCTAAAAATGCTTTGAGAGTATGTTCATCTTTTGCACCTAAAGCAACACTGGCTACATAAACATTGCCGTAGTTCATCGCCATTAAGCCTAGGTCTTTTTTTGGCGCTGGCTTACCACTGGCGGCAAATTTCGCTACGGCGGCTTTTGGGGTGGCTTTGGAAGATTGACCGCCAGTATTAGAATATACTTCTGTATCCATGACTAAAATATTGACGTTGCGATCGCTCGCTAACACATGGTCAATCCCACCAAAGTCAATATCATAAGCCCAACCATCACCGCCAACAATCCACACGCTTTTTTTAACTAAATAATCAGCGAGGGATTTGAGAATTTTGGTTTTAGATATTAAATTAGCGTCTATTTCGGAAGTAAGAATTTTATCTAATTTTTCTTTTAATAAAGCTACTCTTTCTCGTTGTTCCCAAATATCGGCTTCGGTTTTTTGTTCAGCTTTGAGTATGGAATGAACTAAATTATCACCTAATTCACTGCCTAATTGTTGTAATAATTCGGTAGCAAATTCTGTTTGTTTATCTATAGATAAGCGATAACCAAAACCAAATTCGGCGTTATCTTCAAATAAACTATTTGACCAAGCCGGGCCTCGTCCGTCGGCGTTGGTTGTCCAAGGGGTGGTGGGGAGGTTTCCGCCGTAGATGGAAGAACAGCCGGTGGCGTTGGCAATAACTGAGCGATCGCCAAACAATTGTGTTAATAATTTTAAATAAGGTGTCTCACCACAACCAGCGCAAGCACCAGAAAATTCAAATAAGGGTTCTTGCAGTTGTTGTTGGCGAATTTGGTTTAATTTTAAATTTCTGCGATCGGGATTGGGTAAGTTTAAAAAGAAATCCCAGTTTTTCTTTTCTTGTTCTCTTAAAGGTAGCTGTTGCGCCATATTAATGGCTTTTTGTCCAGGTTCAGATTTATTTTTAGCAGGACAAATATCTACACAAATAGCGCAACCTGTACAATCTTCGGGAGCAACTTGAATAGTAAATTTTTGATTAGTAAAATCTTTATCTTTAGCATTTATAGATTTAAAAGCCGAGGGTGCATCAGCTAACTCGCTTTCTGCATAAGCTTTAGCACGAATGGCGCTGTGCGGACAAACCATCACACATTTACTGCATTGTACGCAGACATCCGGTTCCCAAACGGGGATTTCTTGGGCGACGTTGCGTTTTTCCCATTTGGCTGTCCCTGTGGGAAAGGTTCCATCGGCTGGTAAGGCGCTGACAGGTAAATCATCACCTTGCCAAACCATGATTTTACCAAGGACTTCTTGAATAAATTCCGGCGCAGTTACAGGTAAGGAAGTTGTAGAGAATAATTCTTCATCTAGCCATTTACCTTGTTCGGCGGTGGGTATATGTACTTGATGCAGATTATCCAGTGTCATATCCACCGCCTGCATATTCATGCGGACAATATCTGCACCTTTCTTACTGTATGTTTTTTCGATCGCCTTTTTAATTTTGGCGATCGCTTCTGCTTGTGGTAATACCCCAGCTAAGGCAAAGAAGCATACCTGCATAATTGTATTGATGCGTCCCCCCATTCCACTGTCACGGGCGACTTGGTTGGCGTTAATGACATACAATTTCAGCTGCTTATCTAAAATTTGCTGGCGCACTTTTGGGGGGAGATTTCGCCAAACAGTATCCTGATCAAAGGGACTATTTAATAAAATTTTTGCCCCAGTTGCCGCCGTTTGCAGTACATC encodes:
- the nifJ gene encoding pyruvate:ferredoxin (flavodoxin) oxidoreductase, with product MSQTFATIDGNEAVARVAYKLNEVIAIYPITPSSAMGEWADAWSAESRPNLWGTVPSVVQMQSEGGAAGAVHGALQTGSLSTTFTASQGLLLMIPNLYKIAGELTSTVVHVAARSLATHALSIFGDHSDVMATRATGFALLCSASVQESHDLALIAHAATLETRVSFMHFFDGFRTSHEVQKVKLLSDDEIKSLIPDELILEHRARALTPDRPVLRGTAQNPDVYFQSREGANSYYNACPEIVQHIMDQFGDRTGRYYRIFEYHGAEDAERVIVIMGSGCETVHETVDYLNARGEKLGVVKVRLYRPFDIQRFVEMLPESVQTIAVLDRTKEAGSAGEPLYLDVVAAIHEIRAERGSGRDKVPSITADGRGSGRDKLPSVIVGGRYGLSSKEFTPAMVKAVFDNLAQARPKNHFTVGIHDDVTHTSLSFDPNFSIEPDSVVRAMFYGLGSDGTVGANKNSIKIIGEGTDNYAQGYFVYDSKKSGSMTVSHLRFGPQPIHSTYLIDKANFIGCHHWVFLEKIDVLQTAATGAKILLNSPFDQDTVWRNLPPKVRQQILDKQLKLYVINANQVARDSGMGGRINTIMQVCFFALAGVLPQAEAIAKIKKAIEKTYSKKGADIVRMNMQAVDMTLDNLHQVHIPTAEQGKWLDEELFSTTSLPVTAPEFIQEVLGKIMVWQGDDLPVSALPADGTFPTGTAKWEKRNVAQEIPVWEPDVCVQCSKCVMVCPHSAIRAKAYAESELADAPSAFKSINAKDKDFTNQKFTIQVAPEDCTGCAICVDICPAKNKSEPGQKAINMAQQLPLREQEKKNWDFFLNLPNPDRRNLKLNQIRQQQLQEPLFEFSGACAGCGETPYLKLLTQLFGDRSVIANATGCSSIYGGNLPTTPWTTNADGRGPAWSNSLFEDNAEFGFGYRLSIDKQTEFATELLQQLGSELGDNLVHSILKAEQKTEADIWEQRERVALLKEKLDKILTSEIDANLISKTKILKSLADYLVKKSVWIVGGDGWAYDIDFGGIDHVLASDRNVNILVMDTEVYSNTGGQSSKATPKAAVAKFAASGKPAPKKDLGLMAMNYGNVYVASVALGAKDEHTLKAFLEAEAYDGPSLIIAYSHCIAHGINMTTGMNHQKTLVESGRWLLYRHNPLLKEQGKNPLQLDMRSPTQSVEASMYLENRFKMLTKSKPEIAKQLLQQAQAEVDARWQMYQYLAQRNM